A region of the Paracoccaceae bacterium genome:
CGGGGCGTTTGACCTTCTGTTCCGCATGCCGCTGATCGCCAATTCCGGGCCGGACCCGTTTGCGCTGCGCATGTCATGGGCCGACATCGCGTTGGGCGATGCTGTCTGGGATCTGTTCGACGCCGGCCGCGTGTTCCCGCGCGATGCCGCGTCGTTCGAGATCGACGTCGCGGGCAAGGCCCGGCTTGATCTTCTCGGGCTTGTTGCCGACGATCTGGCCGGGACCGGGCCCGATCCGGCGCGGACGCCGGAAATCCTGTCGCTGGATCTGCACAGCATCGCCCTTTCGCTCGCCGGTGCCGCTGTGGCGGGGCAGGGCGCGTTCACCTTTGCGACAGCCCCGGGCGGGGCGCCCGTGCCGGATGGCCGGATGACAATTGACCTGACCGGCGCCAATGCGCTGCTGGACGGGGCGGTGGCGGCCGGGCTGGCCAGTGCCGACGATGTCGGCGGCGCGCGGATGATGCTTGGCATGTTCATGCGGCCCGGGGCGGGCGATGACAGCCTGACCTCCGAGATCGAGGCACGCCCGGACGGTTCGATCCATGTGAACGGGATGAAGATGCGCTAGGCGCGGTCAATCCGCCGCCTTCACGGGATCGGGCCCCGCGACCTGCGCTGCCAGATCGGCCCTGATGCGCGGGATCACATAGTCGGTGAACAGGCGGATCTTCGGGTCCTTCAGCCGCCGGTGCTGGGTCAGGCAGGTCAGTTGCACGGGCAGGGGCGGCGTTGCCGCCGCCACCGGAACCAGGGCGCCGGACCGCAGGTGGTCGGCCACCTCGAACAGCGGCTTCAGCACGATCCCCCGCCCGTCCAGGGCCCAGGCCGTCAGCACGTCGCCGTCGTCGGATTCGAACGGACCCGCAATCTCGAACCGCCGGGGGCCCTCGGGCGTCACGAGCGTCCACTGGAATTCACGCGCACCCGGAAACCGCAGGTTCAGGCAATCATGCCGGTCGGTCACGAGTGCCGCGCCATCCGCCGGCATGCCCCGCCGCGCGACATAGGCCGGCGCCGCGCAGAGCAGCCGCGGGCAATCGGCGACAAGCCGCATCTTGAGCGTGGAATCCTCCAGCATCCCAAGGTGAAACGCCATGTCCAGCCCCTCGGCCGTGACATCCACGTTGCGGTCTGACAGGCGCAGGCGAATGTCGATCTGGGGATAGAGATCCTTGAAGGCGGGCACATGCGGGGCGACGAAACGGCGGCCGACGCCAAGCGGCGCGGCGACAAAGATCGTGCCGCGCGGGTTCTGGCCGACGTCCATGACCGCGGCTTCGGCCTCCTCGATCGCGTCCAGCACCTTCTGCGCGCCGTCATAGAACAGGCGGCCGTTCTCGGTCGGTTGCAGGCTGCGGGTCGTGCGGTTGAACAGCCGCACGCCCAGGTGCTTTTCAAGTTCGGAGATTCGGGCCGAGGCAACGGCAGCCGAGGTGCGCTGATCCCGCGCGGCCGCACTCATGCTGCCCAATTCGTAGACTCGCACGAACATCCGCAAGGTGGCGACGTAGGACATGGGCCGTCCTTCCGATTATCCGGGCGGGTTTGAAAGTGATCCGGCATTTCAAGGATTACCGCGAAAGTGCGCGCCGGTATAGCCTTGCGGAGAAAGCGGAGGGCTGACGATGTACGACTGGGCCGTGATGTGGGAATGGGTCGAGATCGGGGTGCGGTGGCTGCATGTCATCACGGCCATCGCCTGGATCGGATCGTCGTTCTACTTCATCGCGCTCGATCTCGGGCTGCGCAAGACGCCCAGCCTGCCGCCGCTGGCGCATGGCGAGGAATGGCAGGTTCACGGGGGCGGTTTCTACCACATCCAGAAATATCTGGTTGCCCCCGCGATGATGCCGGAGCACCTGACCTGGTTCAAATGGGAAAGCTATGCCACCTGGCTGTCGGGCTTTGCCATGCTGGTGCTGGTCTACTATCTGGGGGCCGAGCTCTACCTGATCGACCCCAATGTGATGGATCTGGCGGTCTGGCAGGCGGTGGCGATCTCGCTGGCCTCGCTGGCCTTCGGATGGGCGGCCTATGACACGCTGTGCCGGGTGTTCGTCAAGGCGAACCAGACGGTGCTGATGGTCGCGCTGTTCGTCGTGCTGGTGGGGATGGCCTGGTTCTATGCGCAGGTGTTCTCGGGCCGGGCGGCGCTGCTGCACCTGGGGGCCTTTACCGCCACGATCATGTCGGCCAACGTCTTCATGGTGATCATGCCGAACCAGCGGATCGTGGTGGCCGACCTCAAGGCCGGGCGCACGCCCGACGCCAAGTACGGCAAGATCGCCAAGCAGCGCAGCACGCACAACAACTACCTGACGCTGCCGGTGCTGTTCCTCATGCTGTCGAACCACTATCCGCTTGTCTTTGCCACGAAATACAACTGGATCATCGCCAGCCTCGTGTTCCTGATGGGCGTCACCATCCGGCACTGGTTCAACACCAAGCACGCCCGGGCGGGCAACCCGCACTGGACCTGGGGTCTGACCGCGATCCTGTTCCTCGTCATCGCCTGGCTGTCGACGGCGCCGATGCGGGCCACGGCGCCCGACGACGTGTCGGCCCTGCCGCCCGCCGCCGCGCGGATGGCCGCCGCGCCGGGCTTCGAGCATGTGACCGACATCGTGCTGGGCCGCTGTTCGATGTGCCATGCGGCCGAACCGAACTGGGAAGGGATGCTGTGGCCGCCCAAGGGTGTGGTGCTGGAAACCCCCGCGCAGATCGCCACCGAGGCGCGGCGCATCTACATGCAGTCGGGCATCAGCCACGCCATGCCGCCCGGGAACCTCAGCTGGATGGAGGATGACGAACGGGCCGCCATCGTCCGGTGGTTCCGCGCGGGCGGCGCAGGCTAGCCCGTCAGCCTGCGAACCGCCATTCGGTGACCTGTTCCCACGGCTCGCCGGGCCGCAGGATGATCGAGGGAAACCCGGCATTGGCCGGGGCATCCGGCCAGAACTGAGGCTCGAATGCCATGCCCGCCCACGGGCCGTGCAGCCCCTGGGTTGCCCCGCGACCGTCGTAGACCTGAAGGCCCGGCTCGGTCGTGGCCATGCGCATCGCAATGCCGGAGCGCCCGGTGAATTCCAGCACTTCGGTCAGGTCGCGCCTGGCATCGGCCAGGCAGTAGTTGTGATCGAAATCCGGGGCTTGCGGATGCATGAGACGCCCGCGGCGCAGGTCATGGGGCGTACCGCCCACCGGCAGCACCGGGCCCGTCACGCGGCCGTCGGCGTGATGCGCCAGAATCCTGTCAGCGGCGATGCGCAGGCGGTGACCGGCCCAGCCGGGCGATCCGTCGAGGTTCCAGTAGCTGTGACTGGCGAGGTTCATCGGCGTGGGCGCGTCGGTCCCTGCGGTCAGCGTCAGCCGCAGGGTCGCGGGCGCCGCCACGCTGAATGTCGCGCTGATCCGGCGCCTGCCTGGAAAGCCCGCATCGCCCGCCGCAAGGTCCAGCGACAGCGTGGCGCGGTCGGTGTCATGGTCGGCCACATCCCAGACGCGGGCGTGAAGACCGCGTCGGCCGGAATGCAGAAGCGGTGCGGGGTCACCGGCGTCGCCCAGCGGGTGTGTCACGCCGTCGATCACGGCGGATGACCCGCTGATGCGGTTGGCGACCGGGCCGACGATCGCGCCGTGAAACCGCATCGGGCCGGCATAGTCGGCCAGCCTGGCCGAGCCGAGCGTCAGATCATGCGGCACGCCCGCCAGACGCACCGAATTCAGGATTGCGCCGAGGGTCAGCACCCTGACGGTCAGCCCGCCCGCCGCAAGTGTCAGGGCCCGAACCGCCTGCCCGTCCGCCGCCGTGCCGAAATGTTCCGCTGCCTGCATGTCCGCCCCCCGGTTTCCACAGGCGTGCCCGTGGCGGAGGCTCGGGTCAAGCGGTCAGCCGGTCGTCGCCAGACATTCGGTCAGCCCCCGTGCAAGCTGCCGCAGCAGCGCGGCGTAGAGCCCCGGCCCCGGTTCCAGCGACGACCCCTCGGGGTCGAGGACCGGGCCAAGCCGGGTGCCCGTCGCCTCGGCCAGTTGCGCGGCAAGGCGGGGGTCGTGGTTCGCCTCGGGAAAGACGCACAGGGCCGCGCCGTCCTTCAGCCCCGCGCGCAGGTCCGCCAGCCGCTGCGCGCCGGGCGAGGCCGCGTCGCCAAGCGCGATCGACCCTGCCTGCATCAGCCCGAAATGCCCGGTGAAGTAGCCATAGGCGTCGTGGAAGGTCACGAAGGGGCGGTCCTTCACGGGGTCCAGAAGCGCCGCGATTTCCGCTTCCAGCGTCTCGATCGAACCGGCGGCCGTTGCCGCATTGGCGGCGTAAACGTCTGAATTTTCCGGGTCGAGCCGCCCAAGCTCGGCCGCGATCAGGGTCAGCCAGACCTCTGCATTGTGGGGGTCCAGCCAGGCATGGGGGTCAAAGTCGCCATGGTCATGTCCGGCGTGATCGTCGTGGTCATCATGCGCGTGGTCATGGTCGGCATGATCGCCGCCCTCATGCGCGTGCTCCTCGTGGTCATGGCCATGGTCATGGCCGCCATGCGCGTGGTCGTCGTGGTCGTGGTCGTGGTCCTGGTCATGCGCCGCGCCACCGGCACCGAAGGCCTGGCGGTGCGTTCCCGCGGCGTCCAGCAGGCTCAGCACGGTGCCCCTGGTTCCCGTGCCCTCGATCACCCGGGCGAGCCAGGGCGTCATCCCCTCGCCGATCCAGACGACAAGACCGGCATCGGCGACGGCCGTGGCCTGGCTGGGGCGCAGCTGGAAGTCGTGGGCATTGGCGCCCCGGTCCAGCAGCAGCAGGGGTGTGCCAAGGTCGCCCATCACCTGTGCGACCAGCGAGTGCACGGGCGGAATGTCGGTGACGACCTTCGGCACCTCGGCCAGTGCCGTGGTTCCCATCAGGCTGGCCAGCACAACGGATATGGTATAACGCATCGGTCTTGCCTCCGGATCGCAGGATGCGCATCTGATGTATGTAATATCGTAACAGGTCAACCCCCGAAGCGCGAGACCGCCATGACGACCCCGGCCTTCCATGCCCATGATCATGACCATTGCGCCGCCGATGTGCTGGGCCGGGCCGAGGCGATGGTCCAGGCCAAGGGGCTGCGCATGACGCCGGTGCGGCGCCGCGCCCTGGAGATCCTGCTTGAGGAACATCGGGCGATGGGGGCCTATGACGTGCTGCAAAGGCTGGCCGCCGAAGGTTTCGGGCATCAGCCGCCGGTCGCGTATCGGGCGCTGGATTTCCTTGTGGAACATGGGCTTGCGCATCGCATCCGGCGCCTGAACGCATTTGCCGCCTGCATGCATCCGGGCGAGGTGCATGCACCCGTGTTCCTGATCTGCCGGACCTGCGACCAGGTGGCCGAGGCGCCGGGCACTGCCGTGCGCGTGGCGCTGGACGCCGCCGCCGCGACGGCGGGTTTCGTGGTGGAGCGCGCGACGGTCGAGGCGCTTGGCCTTTGCCCGGCCTGCCGGTGAACGTCGGCGTGAGCCTGTTGTCGGCAGAGCGTCTGGGCGTGCGTCTGGGTGGGCGCACGGTGCTGGAAGGTGTCGATTTCCGGCTGGACACCGCTGAGATCGTGACGCTTGTCGGCCCCAATGGATCAGGAAAAAGCACGCTGCTGCGGGCACTTCTGGGGATCGTGCCCGCCTCTGCCGGGCGGGTGGCGCGGATGGCGGGGCTGCGCATCGGCTATGTGCCGCAGCGGCTTGCGATCGACCGGGCGATGCCGCTGACAGCGCTGCGGTTCCTGTCGCTGCCACAGCCGGTTCCGCAGGCCGAGGCGATGGCCGTGCTGGCCCGCACGGGTGTCGCCGATTGCGCCGGGCGGCAGATGACGGCGCTGTCGGGCGGGCAGTTGCAGCGGGTTCTGCTGGCCCGGGCCTTGCTGGGGTCGCCGCAGGTTCTGATGCTGGACGAACCCACGCAAGGCCTTGATCAACCGGGGGAAGCCGCGTTCTACCGGCTGCTTGAAGAGGTTCGCGGCGAAACCGGGGCGGCGGTCCTGCTGGTCAGCCACGATCTGCATGTGGTGATGGCGGCGTCGGACCGGGTGGTCTGCCTGAACGGGCATGTCTGCTGCGAGGGGACGCCGCAGGTGGTGTCGGCGGCGCCGGAGTACAGGGCGCTGTTCGGTCTGGGCACCGGGGGGGCGCTGGCGCTGTACCGGCATGAACACGACCACGGACATGGCCATGACCACGGGCCCGAGCATGGCCATGACCATGCCCATGACGGGCATCGCCAGCATCGCCATGCTTGACGATTTCCTGATCCGGGCAGGGCTGGCGGGGGCCGGGCTGGCGCTGGCGGCAGGGCCGCTGGGCGCGATGGTCGTCTGGCGGCGCATGGCCTATTTCGGGGATGCGACAGCCCATGCCGCTATCCTTGGTGTCGCGATGGCGCTGGCCCTGGGTCTGCCGACCGGCGTGGGCACGCTTTTCGTGGCGCTGGCGATGGCCGGGACGGTGTCGACGCTGGCGGCGAAGGGCTGGGCGATGGATACCACGCTGGGGGTTCTGGCGCATTCGGCGCTGGCCTTCGGGCTGGTGGCGGTCTCGTTCCTGCAGGGGGTGCGGACCGATCTTTCCGCGCTGCTGTTCGGCGACATCCTGGCGGTGTCACGGGGTGACCTGGGCTTTGTCTGGGCCGGGGCGGCGGTGGTGCTGGCGCTGATGGGCTGGCGCTGGCAGCGGATGCTGACGGCGACGGTCAGCGAGGACCTGGCCCATGCCGCAGGCGTGAACCCCGACCGCGAGAGGCTGGTCCTGACACTGGCGCTTGCGGTCGTGGTGGCGGTGGCCATCAAGATCGTGGGGGCCTTGCTGATCGCGGCCATGCTGATCATCCCGGCCGCCGCCGCACGCGGGCTGGCCCGCAGCCCCGAGGCGATGGCGGCCATGGCGGCGGCGATCGGCGTCGCGGCGGTGGCGGGGGGGCTGTTCATGTCGCTGTCCCTCGACACGCCGGCCGGGCCCTCGATCGTGACCGTTGCGGCCGGCATGTTCGCGGTGACCGCCGCGCTGGGCCAGGCGCGGCGCTAGCGAATCGGGGTTAACCGCTGGAACGGCGGGATTTTCCGCGTCTGTCTTGCGTCCCGCGGCCGTCGGTTCCGCGTCGGTTTTCCGTCCCGACAGGCCGCACCGCGCGGCGCCGGTTAACGCAACGCGCGGAGAGGTGCGATGCCGCGCCCGACGCGCGCCATGGCGGCGCGTGCCCGACCCCCGCCCGGCGGTCAGGCTGCCGATGTCGCATTTCGCCGCGAAGGGTCGCCCCGCCTTGCCCGTGCCGGCACCGGCGCGGCACATATGGTGCGTGAAACAGGGGAGTCGGGCCGATGAAAAGCCATGTTCGGGCGCTGGTCGTGGGCGGGGGTGCGGTGGGAACGGGCATCGCCTATCATCTGGCGAAGGCCGGATGGGACACGATGCTGGTCGAGCGCGACGAGCTGACCTCGGGGTCGACCTGGCATGCGGCGGGCCTGCTGCCGCTGTTCAACATGTCCTACGCGACGACCCACATCCACAAGTACAGCGTCGATTTCTACAAGGGGCTGGAGGCCGAAACCGGGCTGAACCCCGGGTTCTATGTGGTGGGCAACCTGCGCATGGCGCAGACCCAGGACCGGATGGACGAATACATGCTGTATTCCTCGGTCGCGGAAACCGCCGGGGTGTACCACGAATTCCTGACCCCGAAGGAGATCGGCGAGCGCTGGCCGCTGGTGCGCAGCGCCGACCTGAAGGGCGCGCTGTTCCATCCGCAGGACGGCTACATCAACCCCGCCGACGTGACGCAGGCCATGGCCAAGGGGGCGCGGCAGCTTGGCGCGCATTTCGAGCGCAAGGTGCAGGTGAACGCCTATCGCTGGACCGGATCGGAATGGGTGGTGACCTGCGAGCGGATGGTCGAGGCGGGCGGGCGGCTGGTGCCGTCGGGCGAGGTGTTCGAGATCACCGCCGAACATGTCGTCACCGCGACGGGCAACCATGCGCAGCGCACGGCGCGGCTGCTGGGCATCCGCATTCCGGCGATTCCGGTCGAACACCAGTACATCGTGACCGAACCCGATCCGGCGCTGGTGGAATGGCGCAAGACGAACCCGCAGCACCCGGTGCTGCGCGATGCCGATGCGAAATGGTATGTCCGCGAGGAGCGGGGGGGCTGGATTCTGGGGCCCTACGAGAAAGGCGCCCCGGCCCGGTTCCTGCACGAGGTGCCCGACAGTTTCCGCGCCGACCTGTTCCCGCTGGACCTGGAGCGGATCGAGGGCGAGTACATGTCGTTCATCCACCGCATCCCCTCGTCGGAGCATGTCGGGCTTAAGGACGACTTCAACGGCCCGATCTGCTATACGCCCGACGGCAACCCGCTGGTCGGGCCCGCGCCGGGGCTGCGCAACATGTGGCTGGCCGAGGGGTTCAGCTTTGGCATCACGGCGGCGGGCGGGACCGGGCACTATCTGGCGCAGGTGATGACGCAGGGCGAGGCCGAGATCGACATGGCGAGCCTCGATCCCAAGCGCTACGGGTCATGGGTGACGACCGAATATGCGGCGCGGAAGAACGAGGAATGCTATGACCACGTGTTCATCCTGCACCACCCCGACGAGGAGCGCGAAGCCTGCCGCCCGCTGCGCACGGCACCGGCCTATGACCGGCAGAAGGCGCTCGGGGCACAGTTCGGGCAGGTGAACGGCTGGGACCGGCCGAACTACTATGGCCCGCGGGACGCGGCGCCCGACTATGACCACCATGCGCGCAGCTTCCGCCGGGCGGCCTGGTGGCCCTTTGCCGAGGCCGAGGCGCGCGCCGTGCGCGAGACCTGCGGGATCATCGACGCGAGCGCCTTCACCAAGCATCTGGTGCGCGGGCCGGGCGCCACCGCCTTCCTCGACCGGTTCACCTGCAACAAGCTGCCGGGGGTGGGACGCATCAACCTGACCTATGCGCTGACCGCGCACGGCACGGTGCGGACCGAGTACACGATCGTCCGGCTTGCAGAAAACGAATATTATCTGATCAGCGCCGGGGCATGGACGGCCTATGACGCGGACTTTCTGCACAAATCCACAGAGGACTTCATCGCCGCGGGCGGTGCCTGGGTGGATATTCACGACGTCACGACTCAATGGGGCGTCTTCGCGCTGGCGGGGCCGGGTTCGCGGGCGCTGCTGAAGGACATCGTGCGCGACCGCGATGCCGGGACGGTGCTGGGGAACAAGCGGTTCCCCTGGCTGTCGTGCCGCGACATCGAACTGGGCATGTGCCCGGTGCGTGCGGTGCGCGTGGCCTATACCGGGGAGCTGGGCTGGGAACTGCATCACCCGGTCGAGATGGGGCGCTACCTGTGGGACCTGATCCTGTCGGCCGGGGCCGCGCACGGGCTGAAGCCGGTGGGCGCGCGGGCGCAGAACTGGCTGCGGCAGGAAAAGAGCTATCGCGCCTTCGGGGCGGAACTGGGCCGCGACGCGACGCCGCTGGAGGGCGGGCTGGACCGGTTCGTGGACCTGGGCAAGGAGTTCACCGGGAAGGCCGCGATGCTGGCCACCGGCATCCGGGCGAAATGCGTGACGGTGCTGATCGACGGGCCGGGCGACACCGATCCCTGGGGCAAGGAGGCGATCCTGCATGACGGCGCCAAGGTGGGCCGCCTGACCTCGGGCGGCTGGTCGGTGGCCTTCGGCAAGCAGATCGGCATGGGCTATGTGCGGCCCGACCTGGCGGCGCCGGGCACGCGGTTGAGCGTACGGATGCTGCGGCAGGAATGGCCCGCCGTGGTGACCGAGGACAGCCCGCACGACCCCGCGAACGCGCGGATCCGGGTGGACGGCTAGGGCGAGCCGCCACCCCCCGGGATTGCCGGGGGGGGGACGCGCGCGGGTGTCGGGATCAGGCGCCGCCCGCCGGCGGCACCTCTCCGGCCTGCATCTCGGCCTTTGCCTGTTCGCCCTCTTTCAGCAGTTGGGCGATACGCTCGCGGTCGGCGGCGACGACCGCACGGACCCGCGCCGGTTCGGAGCCGCCCTTGAAATCGTCATAGAAGGTCACGATCCCATTGGCGTCGCCCATCCGGTTCCGCGCCGATTCAATGAAGCTGTCGAGCGCGCTCGGGTCCTTCTTCAGCTTGGCCTGGCCGAGTTGCGCCTGAAGCGTGGTCACCTTCGACTTCATGTCGGCGACATGCCTGCCCTCGGTCGCCTTGAAGTCTGCCGCCGCCTGCGCAGGCAACGTGCGCACCTTGGCGATTGCCGCCTGTATCTGCGTCTTGATCCCGGGCAGCCGCTTCATCAGGTTTTCCTGGGTGACCATGCCGCGGGTCTGCGCATCCTTGGCGGCGATCAGTTCGGCAGCGTTGTCGGGATTGTCGACCACGAGCGCCAGCTTTGCCTCGGCCGCCTTGGCCGCATCGCGCACCGCGTTGAATTCGGTGGCGATTGAATCGACCTCAGCCTTGGCATTGTCGAAGGGATCGCGTGCGCTGTCGGCCATCGTCGCGCCGGTCTGGCCGTACTTGGCGACAAGCTCGGCCTTGACCTTGTCGAATTCGGCGGTGCCGTCGACGACCATCTTCTTGATCTCGTCGCGCTGGGCGGTTCCGGCTTCATGTGCCTTCTTCCAGGCGTCGATCTCGTTCTTGAGCAGATCGGCGGCCTTCTTGATCTGCTCTTCGGTGGCGGTCTTGGCCTCTTCGATCTTGGCCTGGGCCTCCTTCGTGCCCTCGAGCACCTCTGCCGGGATCTTGCCGCCCTTGGCCTTGGCCTCTTCCTGTTTCTTCAGAAGCTCTTCAAGCTTCTTCTTCAGGTCCGAGATCATGCCGTTGCGCAGGCCGGACATGCCCGTGCCAGCCTGCTTCGCGATGGACTCGGCATCCGAGACCAGTGCCGTGGCCTCGTCGATCTTGCCCTTGACGAAATCCTCGGCGGCCTTCTTGGCGGCAAGGATCGCGTCCAGCGCGCTTTTCTCGCCCGCGGCCAGTTCGCCGGCCTTGGCTTCGGCAGCCTTGGCCTTGCCGTCCAGTTCCTCGACCTTTGGCGTCACCGGATCATCCGACAGATCCGGCACGATCTTCTCGACCGCATCCTTCACCAGATCGCCCAGCCGCCCGATGCCCTCGCCGATATCCGACACGATGTTGCCGATCGCGTCGGTCGCCGCCGTACCCTCGCCGCGCAGCGCCTTGAGAGCGTCGATCGGCGCCTTCGCGGCATCCGCGAACACGCCGATCTCGGTGGGCAGACCCACGAATTCGGTCTCGGGCGCGGTGGGCTTGCCGAACAGGTCCTTCAGCCGTTCGGCCAGATCGGTGACCTCGGTCTTCTTCTGCTCGGCAAGGGTCTGGATTTCCTGCTTCTTGCCGGTCAGCGCCGTCTCGATCTGGGCCTTGGTCTTTTCGACCTCGGCGATGATCTGGCCGACGGCCTTTTCGGCCTCGCTCTTCTTGGCCTCGGCGGCCTGTTTCGCCTCTTCGAACAGGCTGCCGCCAAAGCCGAGCGCGGTGTCGATGATCGGCCCGAACATGCCGCCA
Encoded here:
- a CDS encoding LysR family transcriptional regulator; its protein translation is MSYVATLRMFVRVYELGSMSAAARDQRTSAAVASARISELEKHLGVRLFNRTTRSLQPTENGRLFYDGAQKVLDAIEEAEAAVMDVGQNPRGTIFVAAPLGVGRRFVAPHVPAFKDLYPQIDIRLRLSDRNVDVTAEGLDMAFHLGMLEDSTLKMRLVADCPRLLCAAPAYVARRGMPADGAALVTDRHDCLNLRFPGAREFQWTLVTPEGPRRFEIAGPFESDDGDVLTAWALDGRGIVLKPLFEVADHLRSGALVPVAAATPPLPVQLTCLTQHRRLKDPKIRLFTDYVIPRIRADLAAQVAGPDPVKAAD
- a CDS encoding urate hydroxylase PuuD, translating into MYDWAVMWEWVEIGVRWLHVITAIAWIGSSFYFIALDLGLRKTPSLPPLAHGEEWQVHGGGFYHIQKYLVAPAMMPEHLTWFKWESYATWLSGFAMLVLVYYLGAELYLIDPNVMDLAVWQAVAISLASLAFGWAAYDTLCRVFVKANQTVLMVALFVVLVGMAWFYAQVFSGRAALLHLGAFTATIMSANVFMVIMPNQRIVVADLKAGRTPDAKYGKIAKQRSTHNNYLTLPVLFLMLSNHYPLVFATKYNWIIASLVFLMGVTIRHWFNTKHARAGNPHWTWGLTAILFLVIAWLSTAPMRATAPDDVSALPPAAARMAAAPGFEHVTDIVLGRCSMCHAAEPNWEGMLWPPKGVVLETPAQIATEARRIYMQSGISHAMPPGNLSWMEDDERAAIVRWFRAGGAG
- a CDS encoding galactose mutarotase; translated protein: MQAAEHFGTAADGQAVRALTLAAGGLTVRVLTLGAILNSVRLAGVPHDLTLGSARLADYAGPMRFHGAIVGPVANRISGSSAVIDGVTHPLGDAGDPAPLLHSGRRGLHARVWDVADHDTDRATLSLDLAAGDAGFPGRRRISATFSVAAPATLRLTLTAGTDAPTPMNLASHSYWNLDGSPGWAGHRLRIAADRILAHHADGRVTGPVLPVGGTPHDLRRGRLMHPQAPDFDHNYCLADARRDLTEVLEFTGRSGIAMRMATTEPGLQVYDGRGATQGLHGPWAGMAFEPQFWPDAPANAGFPSIILRPGEPWEQVTEWRFAG
- a CDS encoding zinc ABC transporter substrate-binding protein; its protein translation is MRYTISVVLASLMGTTALAEVPKVVTDIPPVHSLVAQVMGDLGTPLLLLDRGANAHDFQLRPSQATAVADAGLVVWIGEGMTPWLARVIEGTGTRGTVLSLLDAAGTHRQAFGAGGAAHDQDHDHDHDDHAHGGHDHGHDHEEHAHEGGDHADHDHAHDDHDDHAGHDHGDFDPHAWLDPHNAEVWLTLIAAELGRLDPENSDVYAANAATAAGSIETLEAEIAALLDPVKDRPFVTFHDAYGYFTGHFGLMQAGSIALGDAASPGAQRLADLRAGLKDGAALCVFPEANHDPRLAAQLAEATGTRLGPVLDPEGSSLEPGPGLYAALLRQLARGLTECLATTG
- a CDS encoding transcriptional repressor is translated as MTTPAFHAHDHDHCAADVLGRAEAMVQAKGLRMTPVRRRALEILLEEHRAMGAYDVLQRLAAEGFGHQPPVAYRALDFLVEHGLAHRIRRLNAFAACMHPGEVHAPVFLICRTCDQVAEAPGTAVRVALDAAAATAGFVVERATVEALGLCPACR
- a CDS encoding metal ABC transporter ATP-binding protein — translated: MSLLSAERLGVRLGGRTVLEGVDFRLDTAEIVTLVGPNGSGKSTLLRALLGIVPASAGRVARMAGLRIGYVPQRLAIDRAMPLTALRFLSLPQPVPQAEAMAVLARTGVADCAGRQMTALSGGQLQRVLLARALLGSPQVLMLDEPTQGLDQPGEAAFYRLLEEVRGETGAAVLLVSHDLHVVMAASDRVVCLNGHVCCEGTPQVVSAAPEYRALFGLGTGGALALYRHEHDHGHGHDHGPEHGHDHAHDGHRQHRHA
- a CDS encoding metal ABC transporter permease; amino-acid sequence: MLDDFLIRAGLAGAGLALAAGPLGAMVVWRRMAYFGDATAHAAILGVAMALALGLPTGVGTLFVALAMAGTVSTLAAKGWAMDTTLGVLAHSALAFGLVAVSFLQGVRTDLSALLFGDILAVSRGDLGFVWAGAAVVLALMGWRWQRMLTATVSEDLAHAAGVNPDRERLVLTLALAVVVAVAIKIVGALLIAAMLIIPAAAARGLARSPEAMAAMAAAIGVAAVAGGLFMSLSLDTPAGPSIVTVAAGMFAVTAALGQARR
- a CDS encoding FAD-dependent oxidoreductase — translated: MKSHVRALVVGGGAVGTGIAYHLAKAGWDTMLVERDELTSGSTWHAAGLLPLFNMSYATTHIHKYSVDFYKGLEAETGLNPGFYVVGNLRMAQTQDRMDEYMLYSSVAETAGVYHEFLTPKEIGERWPLVRSADLKGALFHPQDGYINPADVTQAMAKGARQLGAHFERKVQVNAYRWTGSEWVVTCERMVEAGGRLVPSGEVFEITAEHVVTATGNHAQRTARLLGIRIPAIPVEHQYIVTEPDPALVEWRKTNPQHPVLRDADAKWYVREERGGWILGPYEKGAPARFLHEVPDSFRADLFPLDLERIEGEYMSFIHRIPSSEHVGLKDDFNGPICYTPDGNPLVGPAPGLRNMWLAEGFSFGITAAGGTGHYLAQVMTQGEAEIDMASLDPKRYGSWVTTEYAARKNEECYDHVFILHHPDEEREACRPLRTAPAYDRQKALGAQFGQVNGWDRPNYYGPRDAAPDYDHHARSFRRAAWWPFAEAEARAVRETCGIIDASAFTKHLVRGPGATAFLDRFTCNKLPGVGRINLTYALTAHGTVRTEYTIVRLAENEYYLISAGAWTAYDADFLHKSTEDFIAAGGAWVDIHDVTTQWGVFALAGPGSRALLKDIVRDRDAGTVLGNKRFPWLSCRDIELGMCPVRAVRVAYTGELGWELHHPVEMGRYLWDLILSAGAAHGLKPVGARAQNWLRQEKSYRAFGAELGRDATPLEGGLDRFVDLGKEFTGKAAMLATGIRAKCVTVLIDGPGDTDPWGKEAILHDGAKVGRLTSGGWSVAFGKQIGMGYVRPDLAAPGTRLSVRMLRQEWPAVVTEDSPHDPANARIRVDG